Part of the Sinorhizobium sp. BG8 genome, TTCTTCGCGGGCATGATCGCGCTCGGTGTCGTCTTCTCGGCCTACTGCTCCGAGGTGCTGCTGTCCGCATTCAAGGCGATTTCGCGCGGCCAGTACGAGGCCGGCTATGCACTCGGCCTGCACCATGGCCGCACCATGCGGCTCATCATCCTGCCGCAACTGGTACGCGTCGCGCTGCCGGGGCTCGGGAACCTGTGGATGGCCCTCCTCAAGGATACCGCGCTCGTCTCCGTCATCGGGCTGCCGGACATCCTGCGCCAGACCGGCGTCGCCGCCCGCGTGACCAAGGAGGCCTTCCTCTTCTACGGGCTTGCCTGTGTGCTCTTCCTGGTCCTCGCCTTCCTGTCCTCGCTCGTGTTCTCGAGCATCGAGGGTTGGGCCAAGCGTTCGGAGGCCGGCCGATGACGCACGTGACAACCCTGATCCCGCCGCAGGCGCCGCCGCCCGCCCCGCCCCCGCGCTATACGGTCTCCCGCTTCGTGGGCACGGTCGCCATGGGTGTGTGGCTGGCCCTCGCCATCGGCATCTTCCTCACCGTCGTTGACGGCTGGGATCCGGAAAAGTTCGCCAAGTACGGGCCGAGCTACCTCTCCGGCCTCGGTGTCACGCTGTCCCTCGTCTTCCTGTCGATCGTGCTTGGCGGCATTCTTTCCCTGCCGCTCGCCTTCGCGCGGATGTCGAAGAACAAGGTCCTGTCCTGGATCGCCTACATCTATGTCTATTTCTTCCGCGGCACGCCGCTCCTGACCCAGCTCTTCCTCGTCTATTACGGCCTCGGAAGTTTCTCCGCGGAACTGAAGGCTGCGGGGCTGTGGTGGTTCTTCCGGGACGCCTGGAACTGTGCCCTGCTCACCTTCACGCTCAACACCGCCGCCTACCAGGCGGAGATCCTCAGGGGCGCCATCGAAAGCGTGCCGCGCGGCCAGCGCGAAGGTGCCTCCGCCCTCGGCCTGCCCTCCAGGATCGCCTTCTTCAAGGTGATCCTTCCCCAGGCGATGATCGTCGCGCTGAGGCCCTACGGCAACGAGATCATCCTGATGATAAAGGGGTCCGCCATCGTGGCGATCGTCACCGTCTTCGACCTGATGGGCGAGACCCGGCGCGCCTTCTCGCGCACCTTCGACTACCAGACCTACCTCTGGGCGGCGCTGATCTATCTGGTCATCGTGGAGCTCTTGAGAAACCTGTGGGCGGTTCTCGATGCAAGGCTGACGCGCCATCTCAAGCGCTGAAGGCGCGGTCGTACCGACGCGGTCGCCAACAGGCGTCCGCTCTGGCAGCACTCACCGGACACTGCTGCTAAGCATCTGTATTTTCAGAATTATCTGTTTTGATCGATAAAAATCAAGGATTGATTTACCGATCAGGTGCTCCAATCATAGGGACCATCATTCACCTGGAAATGAGGTCTCGAATGACGACAGACATGGAAATGCAACTCAAGGGTTACGGGATCACGACCGCGCAGATCCTCTACCGGATGCCCGACCATCCCGCGTTTCTCCAAACCTACATCTGGCAGCAATACGATCTCGCTCCGGAGTTTCCGGAAATGCGCAGCTTCCTGAAGTTCTGGCAGGAGAAGCTGGACGGTCCCCTTCATTCGGTGCGCTACATTCATCGCAAGCTGATCTCTGCCACGGAGTGGCGCGCGCTGAAGGGTGAGTTCATCATCAACTGAGCCGCCTGCATCAGACGTGGACGTCGCCCTCGTCGCCATCCTTCTCAGACCGCCCGACGACGAGCGCGCCATACAGGATGAGAACATAGGCGATCGCGACCGCGCCGATCACCACGCCCCCGTTGATCGGCCCGAGCGTGGCATTTGCGAGCACGCGCTCGATGGAAAGTCCCGCCTCGTCGTTCTGGCCACCCGATTGCATCGTCGAAGAGGAGATCTTGAGCGCCCAGGCGAGAAGCAGGATCAGGTACATCCAGCCGTAGTTGCGTCTCAGCCGGCGACAGGCCGCCGCGCGATAGCTGATATGGAAGGCGGGCCGCCTGAGGCTGGCTGCAATCGTGTTCGCCCATTCCGGATTGACCACGCCGCCGGGACCGAAGAATTCCGCGAAATAGT contains:
- a CDS encoding ABC transporter permease — its product is MSGLIAAIVDAVSAFLGMVDPFCGPIGLLRIFAGETLLACGDAGWGDEIALGFLVTATLAIATLPVGLFFGFFIALAKQSEEKSLRLAANVYTTIFRGLPELLTLFIVYYGLQIVVQNFLTAIGYEQAIEINAFFAGMIALGVVFSAYCSEVLLSAFKAISRGQYEAGYALGLHHGRTMRLIILPQLVRVALPGLGNLWMALLKDTALVSVIGLPDILRQTGVAARVTKEAFLFYGLACVLFLVLAFLSSLVFSSIEGWAKRSEAGR
- a CDS encoding ABC transporter permease, with the protein product MTHVTTLIPPQAPPPAPPPRYTVSRFVGTVAMGVWLALAIGIFLTVVDGWDPEKFAKYGPSYLSGLGVTLSLVFLSIVLGGILSLPLAFARMSKNKVLSWIAYIYVYFFRGTPLLTQLFLVYYGLGSFSAELKAAGLWWFFRDAWNCALLTFTLNTAAYQAEILRGAIESVPRGQREGASALGLPSRIAFFKVILPQAMIVALRPYGNEIILMIKGSAIVAIVTVFDLMGETRRAFSRTFDYQTYLWAALIYLVIVELLRNLWAVLDARLTRHLKR
- a CDS encoding usg protein; translated protein: MTTDMEMQLKGYGITTAQILYRMPDHPAFLQTYIWQQYDLAPEFPEMRSFLKFWQEKLDGPLHSVRYIHRKLISATEWRALKGEFIIN
- a CDS encoding DUF2270 domain-containing protein, with the translated sequence MDKSGRSGPALPASPIEAMNAMVHYYRGELARMAGWRDRIDRTSNWAITVVAALLSVSLSTPNSHHGVLLFAMLLVTLLLLIEARRYRFFDVYRMRVRQMERNYFAEFFGPGGVVNPEWANTIAASLRRPAFHISYRAAACRRLRRNYGWMYLILLLAWALKISSSTMQSGGQNDEAGLSIERVLANATLGPINGGVVIGAVAIAYVLILYGALVVGRSEKDGDEGDVHV